A window of the Desulfovibrio oxyclinae DSM 11498 genome harbors these coding sequences:
- a CDS encoding TusE/DsrC/DsvC family sulfur relay protein, whose product MAVVEFQGKTFEVDEDGFLQRFEDWTPEWVDYVKDTEGIKELTEDHQKVIDFLQDYYKKNGIAPMVRILSKVTGFKLKQIYELFPSGPGKGACKMAGLPKPTGCV is encoded by the coding sequence ATGGCTGTTGTCGAATTTCAGGGTAAGACTTTCGAAGTGGACGAAGACGGCTTCCTGCAGCGCTTCGAAGACTGGACCCCCGAATGGGTGGACTACGTCAAGGACACCGAAGGCATCAAGGAACTGACCGAAGACCACCAGAAGGTCATCGACTTCCTGCAGGACTACTACAAGAAGAACGGCATCGCACCGATGGTCCGCATCCTCTCCAAGGTCACCGGCTTCAAGCTGAAGCAGATCTACGAGCTGTTCCCCTCCGGACCCGGCAAGGGAGCCTGCAAAATGGCAGGTCTGCCCAAGCCCACCGGCTGCGTCTAA
- a CDS encoding CheR family methyltransferase encodes MNLVRSEMGDAEFRRFSEMIQKELGIKMPPTKKVLLQSRFQKRLRALGMSCYKEYCDYLFSDAGREAERQHMVDVVTTNTTHFFREPKHFDILTNSVLPDLWRKIGTSREIQVWSAGCSSGEEPYTLGMVLNEFAEKNQGFRFSILATDISSDILRRAQQAVYPMEKVDEIPQSFRKKYLLKSKNPQRPLIKVDKVVRDKVRFRQLNFMDNFRMDQKMDIIFCRNVVIYFDRPTQEVLFNKFCDHLRPEAYLFIGHSESLSGMRLPLKQMAPTVFRRLP; translated from the coding sequence ATGAATTTGGTACGCTCTGAGATGGGGGATGCTGAGTTTCGTCGGTTCAGTGAGATGATCCAGAAGGAACTGGGCATCAAGATGCCGCCGACCAAGAAGGTGCTCTTGCAGTCGCGTTTTCAGAAGCGACTTCGGGCGCTTGGTATGTCCTGTTACAAGGAGTACTGCGACTATCTGTTCAGTGATGCGGGGCGTGAGGCGGAACGTCAGCACATGGTGGACGTGGTCACCACCAACACGACACATTTTTTCAGGGAACCGAAACATTTTGATATTCTGACCAACAGTGTTTTGCCTGACCTGTGGCGGAAAATTGGAACGTCGCGCGAGATACAGGTGTGGAGCGCGGGGTGTTCGAGCGGGGAGGAGCCCTATACGCTGGGCATGGTCCTGAACGAGTTTGCGGAAAAGAATCAGGGATTCAGATTCTCCATTCTGGCGACGGACATCTCTTCGGACATTCTTCGGCGTGCGCAGCAGGCCGTGTATCCGATGGAGAAGGTGGACGAAATTCCCCAGTCCTTTCGCAAGAAATATCTGCTCAAGAGCAAGAATCCGCAGCGTCCGCTCATCAAGGTGGACAAGGTGGTGCGTGACAAGGTTCGTTTTCGTCAATTGAACTTCATGGACAATTTCCGCATGGACCAAAAAATGGACATCATTTTCTGTCGTAACGTGGTCATTTATTTTGATAGACCGACGCAGGAAGTGCTGTTCAACAAGTTCTGCGACCATCTGCGTCCCGAGGCATACCTGTTTATCGGGCATTCGGAGAGTCTTTCCGGAATGCGTCTGCCGTTGAAGCAGATGGCGCCTACCGTGTTTCGTCGTCTTCCCTAA
- a CDS encoding TIGR00282 family metallophosphoesterase, whose product MKILMLGDIVGRPGRREVATRVQALRRELGVDLVIANGENASGGIGISAKSAKSLLNAGVDVLTSGNHVWKFRDLHSFMGRESRFVRPYNYPEGTPGKGLTVIRPEGLEPVAVLNLQGRTFMHPIDCPFKAADRALAELPEDVRIVVCDFHAEATGEKQALAWYLDGRVSVLVGTHTHVQTADARVLPGGSGYMTDLGFCGAWNSCLGMDPEPVVSRFVTGIPSRFVPAKGPVILQGAVFDIDDSTGRTCEVSLWRKETW is encoded by the coding sequence ATGAAGATTTTGATGCTTGGAGATATAGTCGGCCGCCCGGGAAGGCGCGAGGTCGCAACTCGGGTTCAGGCGCTTCGGCGCGAGCTCGGGGTGGACCTTGTCATAGCCAATGGCGAGAACGCTTCGGGTGGCATTGGCATATCCGCCAAGAGTGCGAAAAGCCTGCTTAATGCCGGGGTCGATGTGCTCACATCCGGCAATCATGTCTGGAAGTTCAGGGATCTTCATTCCTTCATGGGGCGCGAATCGCGTTTCGTGCGTCCTTACAACTACCCAGAGGGCACCCCGGGGAAGGGGCTGACCGTGATCCGTCCGGAAGGTCTGGAGCCGGTGGCTGTGCTGAATCTTCAGGGCAGGACCTTCATGCATCCCATCGACTGTCCGTTCAAGGCGGCGGACAGGGCGTTGGCGGAATTGCCGGAAGACGTGCGCATCGTGGTGTGCGACTTTCATGCTGAGGCCACCGGAGAGAAACAGGCGCTGGCGTGGTATCTGGACGGACGCGTCTCCGTGCTGGTCGGCACGCATACGCATGTGCAGACCGCGGATGCGCGGGTGCTTCCCGGCGGCAGCGGCTACATGACGGACCTCGGGTTCTGCGGCGCGTGGAATTCGTGCCTCGGCATGGACCCTGAGCCGGTGGTCAGCCGTTTCGTGACGGGGATCCCTTCGCGGTTCGTGCCTGCGAAAGGACCGGTCATTTTACAAGGCGCGGTTTTTGACATAGACGATTCCACCGGGCGCACGTGCGAGGTCTCGCTCTGGAGAAAGGAAACATGGTAG
- the tyrS gene encoding tyrosine--tRNA ligase, with amino-acid sequence MNIFDELKWRGLVNQVSDEEKVRGYLSEPGKAMYCGFDPTAESLHVGNLVPLLCLARMKKAGHNPIVLMGGATGFIGDPSGKDKERDLQTAEDLEYRISKITNQVRRFFERVCGERPDIVNNHEWTKTMSAIDLLRDVGKYFTINWMLQKESVRGRIERDDVGISYTEFSYMILQGHDFYHLYKNKDCRLQLGGGDQWGNITAGCEYIRRKTAAEGESAEAFALTFPLITTASGKKFGKSEKGAIYLNPEITSPYAFYQFWVNADDRDVIKFLKFFTFLTQEEIAELERAVEEEPHLRVAQRRLAEETTRMIHGQRELERVQAATAALFGKGDIKSVDAGTLRSALESAPQRIYAPGDVPDIPQILVDLELAKSKGEARKALKAGGVYINGERAAEDHEVTESDFVGGDLMVVRKGKKNYGMVLRS; translated from the coding sequence ATGAACATCTTCGACGAACTCAAGTGGCGCGGGCTGGTCAATCAGGTCTCTGACGAAGAGAAGGTACGCGGGTATCTCTCCGAGCCGGGAAAGGCCATGTATTGCGGCTTCGACCCCACTGCGGAGAGCCTTCACGTGGGCAACCTTGTTCCCCTGCTCTGTCTGGCACGCATGAAAAAGGCAGGTCACAATCCCATCGTCCTCATGGGCGGTGCCACCGGCTTCATCGGCGATCCCAGCGGCAAGGACAAGGAGCGCGACCTCCAGACCGCGGAAGATCTGGAGTATCGCATCAGCAAGATCACCAATCAGGTTCGCCGGTTTTTCGAGCGGGTCTGCGGTGAGCGGCCCGATATCGTGAACAACCACGAATGGACCAAGACCATGAGCGCCATCGACCTGCTGCGCGACGTGGGCAAGTATTTCACCATCAACTGGATGCTGCAGAAGGAATCGGTCAGGGGACGCATTGAGCGCGATGATGTAGGCATCTCCTACACCGAGTTCTCCTACATGATCCTGCAGGGTCACGACTTCTATCATCTTTACAAGAACAAGGACTGCCGGCTTCAGCTCGGCGGCGGCGACCAGTGGGGCAACATCACCGCCGGTTGCGAATACATCCGCCGCAAGACCGCGGCTGAGGGCGAAAGCGCCGAGGCGTTCGCCCTGACCTTCCCGCTCATCACCACCGCTTCCGGGAAGAAGTTCGGCAAGAGCGAAAAGGGCGCCATATACCTGAACCCGGAGATCACCTCGCCGTACGCGTTCTATCAGTTCTGGGTGAACGCGGACGACCGTGACGTTATCAAGTTCCTCAAGTTCTTCACCTTCCTTACTCAGGAAGAGATCGCGGAACTGGAGCGTGCGGTGGAGGAAGAGCCGCACCTGCGCGTGGCCCAGCGCCGTCTGGCCGAGGAGACCACCCGCATGATTCACGGCCAGCGCGAGCTGGAGCGTGTGCAGGCGGCCACCGCTGCGCTGTTCGGCAAGGGCGATATCAAGAGCGTGGACGCGGGGACCCTTCGCAGCGCTCTGGAGTCCGCTCCCCAGCGCATCTACGCGCCGGGCGACGTGCCGGACATCCCGCAGATTCTCGTGGATCTGGAGCTTGCCAAGTCCAAGGGCGAGGCCCGCAAGGCTCTGAAGGCCGGCGGCGTCTACATCAACGGCGAGCGTGCCGCCGAGGATCATGAAGTCACCGAGTCCGACTTCGTGGGCGGCGACCTGATGGTCGTTCGCAAGGGCAAGAAGAATTACGGCATGG